In a single window of the Niabella ginsenosidivorans genome:
- a CDS encoding multidrug effflux MFS transporter: MRKQRFIRLLILGLLSAIGPFSIDMYLPGFPDIAKDLHTNISNVSLTLSGFFIGIAAGQLLYGPLLDKYGRKKPMCIGIALYILTSFGCMFATSIEMLIALRFLQAIGGCVGMVGSRAVVRDLFDVTENARIFSLLMLVVGVSPIIAPTVGSYLSAAFGWRSLFMVLGTIGTVILLMVIIWLPESKKADPHYSLYPKAILGKFGTVLRQRQFIVYTISGSFTAAGLYAYIAGSPHVFMEIFGVSEKAYGWIFTIVAAGLITATQINAFILKKRSSAYIISRAVSFQTLTGILLVTGFALNWWSLYASIALCCIFLACQGFTFPNASALAIAPFHENAGSASALLGCIQMAIGSFSTVMVSIFHNNTAVPMGGIMAFCAVTALSVLFLGRRREKVNDTTGSSLLPTENQV, encoded by the coding sequence ATGAGGAAGCAACGATTTATCCGTTTACTGATATTAGGACTACTTTCTGCGATCGGCCCTTTTTCCATTGATATGTATTTACCTGGGTTCCCTGATATTGCAAAGGATTTGCATACAAATATCAGCAACGTATCACTTACCCTTTCAGGGTTTTTTATCGGCATTGCCGCCGGTCAATTGTTGTACGGCCCACTACTGGATAAATACGGCCGCAAAAAACCAATGTGCATAGGTATTGCACTATACATACTGACTTCTTTTGGATGCATGTTTGCTACTTCTATCGAAATGCTGATCGCGTTGCGTTTCCTCCAGGCCATAGGTGGCTGTGTGGGCATGGTAGGCTCGCGGGCTGTAGTCCGAGACCTGTTTGATGTGACCGAAAACGCCAGGATTTTTTCACTGCTGATGCTGGTGGTAGGCGTCTCTCCCATTATTGCTCCCACCGTCGGCAGTTACCTTTCAGCCGCTTTTGGCTGGCGCTCCCTGTTCATGGTGCTGGGCACAATCGGTACCGTTATTTTGCTAATGGTCATCATCTGGCTGCCGGAATCAAAAAAGGCAGACCCTCATTATTCCCTTTACCCAAAAGCCATCTTGGGTAAATTCGGAACCGTGCTCCGGCAACGGCAGTTTATTGTTTATACGATCTCCGGTTCCTTTACCGCAGCAGGCCTGTATGCTTATATTGCCGGCTCACCCCATGTTTTTATGGAAATCTTCGGGGTAAGTGAAAAAGCCTACGGATGGATTTTTACCATTGTTGCCGCTGGTCTGATAACCGCCACCCAGATCAATGCATTTATTCTCAAAAAACGCTCCAGCGCGTATATCATTTCAAGGGCGGTTAGTTTTCAGACCCTGACAGGGATCTTGCTGGTAACGGGCTTTGCGCTGAACTGGTGGAGCCTGTATGCAAGCATTGCCCTTTGCTGTATCTTTCTCGCCTGCCAGGGTTTTACTTTTCCCAATGCATCGGCGCTTGCTATAGCTCCCTTTCATGAAAATGCGGGCAGTGCTTCTGCCCTGCTGGGCTGTATTCAGATGGCTATAGGCTCATTCAGCACGGTTATGGTCAGCATATTTCATAACAATACAGCCGTGCCAATGGGAGGCATTATGGCCTTCTGTGCTGTTACCGCACTGTCTGTGCTATTCCTGGGCAGAAGGCGTGAAAAGGTTAACGATACAACCGGTAGTTCATTACTGCCTACTGAAAACCAGGTATAA
- the rplS gene encoding 50S ribosomal protein L19, giving the protein MSSAIDFVHEQLTPKKVFPAFKAGDNITVNYKIIEGNKERIQSFKGDVIKKQGKGSTATFTVRKISDGIGVERLFPYSSPNIDSIVLNKVGQVRRAKLFYQRERFGKSARIREKRMSVAAEQAKKAAKA; this is encoded by the coding sequence ATGAGCAGCGCTATAGATTTCGTACACGAGCAACTAACTCCCAAAAAGGTATTTCCTGCCTTTAAAGCCGGTGATAATATCACCGTTAATTACAAGATCATTGAAGGTAATAAAGAAAGGATACAGTCTTTTAAAGGAGACGTTATCAAAAAACAAGGCAAGGGCAGCACTGCTACTTTCACTGTAAGAAAAATTTCCGATGGTATTGGCGTAGAACGGTTATTTCCCTATTCTTCTCCTAATATTGATTCTATTGTATTAAATAAAGTAGGCCAGGTGCGCAGGGCCAAGCTCTTTTATCAGAGAGAGCGTTTTGGTAAAAGTGCCCGTATCCGTGAAAAACGGATGTCTGTTGCTGCGGAGCAGGCAAAAAAAGCGGCTAAAGCATAG
- a CDS encoding DUF5007 domain-containing protein, with translation MKNKIILFVVSVSVLTIVLVGCTKIGSGFLSPYVQYASDFTVIRGRVSSSYTLVTDGSSLPMKIKLMHVYNENGDIVDDMFTRTYPVEVWSGMYDPKTDTNYAAIMAKRKTVELPPIVVNESSGVLEANAGTLNLPLGSYSVDLQVSNEAGSEIVQKIINITLVDGKPVEITPETGAFSASLLVAGTAGGAGAAGGSNNGTLFNGNNNPFVDYTITRFADTPNVFVLKVVDRNGVVFNPKKGELAKRPNSGLNPDPPFLQNLQDYAPDTFQALDTAMILKYPLVPFPLQSLGNGFNMYYRIPTKYVQIDSTSAWSSNAAGDLYKGTADTHYLGVYTSGKFDYAIRIPMRIFVPGSYRLVVRLLNATHQ, from the coding sequence ATGAAAAATAAAATCATATTATTTGTGGTAAGTGTATCGGTTCTTACCATTGTACTTGTAGGATGCACAAAAATCGGTAGCGGCTTTTTGAGTCCCTATGTTCAATATGCCAGCGATTTTACAGTGATCAGAGGCAGGGTCAGCAGTTCTTATACACTGGTTACAGATGGCTCCAGCCTGCCCATGAAAATAAAGCTGATGCATGTGTATAATGAAAATGGGGATATTGTTGACGATATGTTCACCAGAACCTACCCTGTAGAGGTATGGTCCGGTATGTATGACCCTAAAACCGATACCAATTATGCGGCCATCATGGCAAAGCGGAAGACAGTAGAGTTACCACCGATCGTTGTAAATGAATCCAGTGGCGTGTTGGAAGCCAATGCAGGAACTTTAAACCTGCCTTTAGGTAGTTATTCTGTAGATTTACAGGTATCTAACGAGGCCGGATCTGAAATCGTGCAAAAGATCATAAATATTACTTTAGTGGATGGTAAACCCGTTGAAATTACTCCGGAAACAGGCGCTTTCAGTGCTTCATTATTAGTTGCAGGAACGGCAGGCGGGGCCGGGGCTGCTGGAGGAAGCAATAATGGTACTCTGTTTAATGGTAATAACAATCCTTTTGTAGATTATACAATAACAAGATTTGCCGACACGCCTAACGTTTTTGTTTTAAAAGTAGTAGACAGAAACGGAGTGGTGTTTAACCCTAAGAAAGGTGAGCTTGCAAAGAGACCGAACTCTGGTCTTAATCCGGACCCTCCGTTTTTACAGAATCTCCAGGATTATGCCCCTGATACCTTTCAGGCTTTGGATACTGCTATGATCCTTAAATATCCTTTGGTCCCATTCCCTTTGCAGTCTTTAGGTAACGGGTTCAATATGTATTACCGGATTCCCACAAAATATGTTCAGATCGACAGTACGTCTGCCTGGAGCAGTAATGCCGCAGGTGATCTTTATAAAGGAACCGCAGATACTCACTATTTGGGAGTATATACCAGTGGTAAATTTGATTATGCAATACGTATTCCAATGCGCATCTTTGTACCGGGTTCCTACAGGCTGGTTGTAAGATTATTAAATGCAACGCACCAATAA
- a CDS encoding fasciclin domain-containing protein yields the protein MLNKILYTLTAVVVLFTSCQKDYVIGGKNEDESIYKNTLTYDVLKQDPVYDSLIQLIDAAGLQNDINEANTTLFAPSDFAIFNYLNDRTRYVQSAYGDTKKFGMDSLKYYLQNNINGTKDSLKLYIVKPALNYSDLTTTGRFYETGLPNKKVIVSYEETRDPNMGYNPLVSTVPRLVYLSYLTGNYNLSDQNPASDIPSDLGYRVLCKTSGILTKNGIIDELEPAHTLFFADWPDNISN from the coding sequence ATGTTAAACAAAATTTTATATACCTTGACAGCAGTAGTTGTATTATTTACATCCTGCCAGAAGGATTATGTTATCGGAGGCAAAAACGAGGATGAGAGCATCTATAAAAACACCTTAACTTACGATGTGCTGAAACAGGATCCTGTCTACGATTCACTAATCCAGCTCATTGACGCGGCCGGTCTGCAGAATGACATCAATGAAGCGAATACAACCCTTTTTGCACCTAGTGATTTTGCCATATTTAATTACCTGAATGACCGGACAAGATATGTACAGTCTGCCTACGGTGATACAAAAAAATTTGGAATGGATTCTTTAAAGTATTATTTGCAAAATAATATTAATGGAACCAAAGATTCATTAAAGCTTTATATAGTAAAACCGGCATTGAATTATAGTGATCTTACTACAACAGGCAGGTTTTATGAGACGGGGCTGCCCAATAAAAAAGTAATCGTTTCTTATGAAGAAACCAGGGATCCCAATATGGGCTATAATCCTCTGGTGTCAACAGTTCCTCGATTAGTATACCTAAGTTATCTAACAGGTAATTACAATCTAAGTGATCAAAACCCTGCCAGCGATATCCCTTCCGACCTTGGCTACAGGGTTTTGTGCAAAACATCCGGCATCTTGACCAAAAACGGGATTATCGATGAATTGGAACCTGCACACACGTTATTTTTTGCTGACTGGCCCGATAATATTTCAAACTAA
- a CDS encoding RagB/SusD family nutrient uptake outer membrane protein yields MKIYSSKYTILFLSLFLFVGGGCKKYLYQGPITSTYGEKFWTTAVAAEQATNAMYLQLRDNLRASRSFFINGDLVAGTFIPSTWWNYQTLRAANNPPFNFSYTPYLPELQDWTRFYKLIAEANIILKNVSAMPSGTFASEDVRNAYLGEALFIRAFAYFYMIRVWGDPVFVTSVYDDADYGNIPPLARTAEGVVIDSCLADLKTASGYLKYTNDLSKVPRASKGAVMALMAHMYAWKHDYINAHQACQDIIDNGGYVLEPMATYSNIWKGKSSNENIWELAMTASLEGNAEASYDFFATFLKDSWVDARSSNCWVSPTNGFVDQFFDKTNDQRFKSIFAKVNASNGDPAGYLLLKYTNFLYSIPETKSNPFINNNLAMFRLSDIYLLNAEALAYTNDLAGAKANLSMTENRAGISSYNDVSSQYDIIDEVVMERGRELIGEGQWYYDLIRTNKTQGWLEYVGYPSDRVNETNKGYYWPLDMGTLFPEDKLLTQNPWWAKNK; encoded by the coding sequence ATGAAAATCTATTCATCAAAATATACGATTCTGTTTCTTTCCCTTTTCCTGTTTGTGGGAGGAGGCTGTAAAAAGTATCTTTATCAGGGGCCGATTACTTCTACCTACGGAGAAAAATTTTGGACAACAGCTGTTGCAGCTGAACAGGCAACTAATGCCATGTATCTTCAGCTTCGTGATAACCTGAGGGCCAGCCGGTCATTTTTTATCAACGGAGACCTGGTCGCAGGCACATTTATACCATCCACTTGGTGGAACTATCAGACATTGAGAGCCGCTAATAATCCGCCATTTAATTTTTCATATACACCCTATCTTCCGGAATTGCAGGATTGGACCCGGTTTTATAAGCTGATAGCCGAGGCCAATATTATATTGAAGAATGTTTCGGCAATGCCTTCCGGAACTTTTGCGAGCGAGGATGTGCGCAATGCGTATCTCGGCGAAGCCTTATTTATACGGGCCTTTGCTTATTTTTATATGATCCGCGTTTGGGGGGATCCGGTTTTTGTAACCAGCGTTTATGATGATGCCGATTACGGCAATATACCCCCGCTAGCCAGAACTGCTGAAGGAGTTGTTATTGACAGTTGCCTGGCAGATCTAAAAACCGCGTCAGGCTATCTAAAATATACCAATGATCTTAGTAAAGTGCCGCGTGCATCAAAAGGAGCTGTAATGGCATTAATGGCACATATGTATGCCTGGAAGCATGATTATATAAATGCGCATCAGGCCTGCCAGGATATCATTGATAATGGTGGATATGTATTGGAGCCCATGGCTACCTATAGCAATATATGGAAGGGCAAGTCCTCAAATGAGAATATATGGGAACTTGCTATGACGGCATCGCTGGAGGGTAATGCAGAAGCCAGCTATGATTTTTTTGCCACTTTTCTGAAAGATTCATGGGTTGACGCCAGATCGTCTAACTGTTGGGTTTCTCCAACCAATGGATTTGTAGACCAGTTTTTTGATAAGACCAATGACCAGAGGTTTAAAAGCATTTTTGCCAAGGTAAATGCTTCCAATGGGGATCCTGCCGGTTACCTGCTATTGAAATACACCAATTTTTTATATTCAATTCCTGAGACAAAGTCCAATCCATTCATTAATAATAACCTTGCAATGTTCCGCTTGTCTGATATTTACCTGTTAAATGCAGAAGCGCTTGCATATACCAATGATCTTGCCGGAGCAAAGGCCAATTTGTCTATGACTGAAAACAGGGCCGGGATTTCATCGTATAATGATGTGTCCAGCCAGTATGATATTATTGATGAAGTGGTTATGGAACGGGGAAGAGAATTAATTGGTGAAGGGCAATGGTATTATGATCTTATAAGAACGAATAAGACACAGGGGTGGCTGGAATATGTGGGGTATCCGTCAGACAGAGTGAATGAGACCAACAAAGGGTACTACTGGCCGTTGGATATGGGTACATTATTCCCGGAAGACAAACTGCTGACACAAAACCCCTGGTGGGCTAAGAATAAATAA